Part of the Pseudomonas abietaniphila genome is shown below.
AAGCCACTGCTGACGCCGGTGATGAACAGGGTTTTTGTCGTACTCATGGTGTTTCCCTCACGAGGCAGATGCCGTTGCTTGATCGCCCATGTTAGGAACATCAGGTGGCAAAGCGATGTATCAGTTCTCCGGGATGATTGCCTGATCCTGCCGGGACTGACACCTTCGAACCGTGGATACAACCCCGATCCCTGTGGGAGTGAGCTTGCTCACGAAGGCGTCGGTTCAGTCACATTCAAATAGGCTGATCCACCGCTTTCGTGAGCAAGCTCACTCCCACAGGGTTATCAGAGATCAGCGAAGGGTGATTCAGCCAGCTGCGTTCGCCTTGGTCCTGGTCACCAACCGCAAGCCACTGGCCACGCTGCCCACTGCCGCAAACCCGGCGCCGATGCTCAGTGCCAGCGCCGGGCCGTGGGTGCTGGAAATCCCGAAACTCAGCGCCACCAGGGCCGCGCCGGTCGCCTGACCGATCAAGCGGGCCGTGGCGATGGTGCCGCTGGCGCCGCTTGAGCGTTCTTTCGGGGCGCTGGTCATCAGCGCTTTCTGATTGGGTGCCTGGAAAAAGCCGAAGCCGATCCCGCACAGGATCATCCGCGCGCCGATGGACATCACGCTGGCGTCGGCAGGCATGGTCGCCAGCGAAATCATCCCACAGCAGAGCATCGCCAGACCGATACCGCCCAGCAGCCCCGGCGGGTAACGATCGGACATGCGTCCGGCGAACGGCGCGATCATCGCCACCACCACCGACCAGGGCGTCATCAGGAAACCGGTCTGCACCGGGTCACGGCCCAGCGTGGTCTCGAAGAAGAACGGCAGTGACACGAACGCCAGGCCTTGCGTGGCGAAGGAGCAAAAAGCAGTCAAAGCCGACAGGGCAAACATCGGGCGCTTGAGCAGGTCCAGCGGGAACATCGGCGCCGGGTGCCCGGCCTCGCGTTTGAGCATGGCCGCGCCGCTGACCAGAAAGATCGCCAGGGCGATCAGCACGGTGGTCATCGAGCCTAGTTGAGCCGCCTCGCTCAAGGCGAAGATCAGCGCACCAAAGGTGATGACGTTGAGGATCGCCGTCACGCGGTCAAAGGTCAGGCTGCCGGGTTTGGTGGCGGGCAGCGAGTTCCAGGCGAATACCAGGGCGAACACACCGATGGGCAGGTTGATCGCGAACAGCCACGGCCAACTGGCCACCGACAGCACCAACGAGGCGATGGTGGGGCCGATGGAAAACGACGTGCCGACCACCAGCGCGTTCATGCCCAGCCCGCGGCCGAGGCGTTCGCGCGGGAAGATCGAGCTGATCAGGCCGGCATTCACGCTCATGATCGCGCTGGCACCCAGGCCTTGCAGCACACGGGCGATGGTCAGCGTGGGCAGCGACCAGGCGAACGTGCACAGCGCCGACGACAGCACGAACAGCATCAACCCGCCAAGGTAGACCTTGCGCTGCCCCAGCACGCCACCCAACGCCGCGAACGGCAGCAGGGTCGCCACCGCCGCCAGTTGGTAGGCGTTGATGATCCACACCGATGCCGCGGGTGACGCGTTGAGGTCGGCGGCAATGGCGGGCAGGGCGGTGTTGGCAATGGCCGTGTCGAGCGTGGCCAGGGCGATGGACAGCAAAATCGCAACCATGCCGCGAAATTCGCGGGGGCTGAGTTTATCGCTGACGCACGGGGAATCCTGAGGGGTGGGCTGGACCATTATCGACAACGCTCCGGGGACTGCAGGCGGGTCTGTCTGCACAGACGAAAGCGTGATGGTGCCGGTTTGTTAGGGGGCTATGCAATGGGGAAATGCTTGAGTTTGAGGGCTCCAGGGATATGACCGGTTGTTGTAGGAGCGCGGTTGCCGACGATTGGGTAGTGTCAGACGATCCATCCATCACAGACACTCCCCAATCGACCGGATGCGGCCCAGACCAAGCGCGCTCCTACAGGGATCGGCGTTGTTTAACCGCCAGCGGTATCAATGTCCCGATCCGTATCGCCGGTCTGGTTCTCTTCCTTGGTTTTGTCAGGTGACTCGTGTTCCTCGGGCTCGAAATCGGGGGTGAAGCTGTTTTCGCCCGACTGATTGCCGTTGTTTTCCTGGCTCTGCGCGCCATTGTTGCTTTGGCTTTGCGCGCCGCCCTGGTGTTGCTCAGGCGTTGTGTTCGCGTCCGCCTTGTCCTGACCCATGTGGTTGTCCGGTGTGTCCGGGTCGATGGCGGGGTCGTGACGCTCGTGGGTCTGCTGGTTCTGTTGGTTATCCATATGCACCTCTTCTGTACGCCCGAATCACCGGGGCTTACAGAGTTCGAGGGCAAGGCGTCACAGGCGTTCGATGAATCTGCTGACCGGCTGTCCCCAGCCATCGACGAGGCAGATCAACTGTCGCGGTAAGCGCCTGTCACCGGCAAGCGGCTGCCGAGACGGTAGCGCGAGGAAGGGTGGACCAGCCGCACGTAGGTCACCACACGGCCGTTGTTCCATGTGCGACGCATCAGCACCAGACAGGGCTCGCTGGCGTCGATCTGCAGGTATTTGAGTTCGTCTGCGGTTGGATGACTGGCCTCGACAATGTGCTCCATTTCGTCCGGCTGGATGATTTGCAGCAGGTAGCGCGCTGACTGCAATGCGTCGCCGAAGGGTTGCTGCAAAAAGTCCGGCGCCGTCTGCGGATTGACGTAGCGATCCTCCAGTTGCACCGCCACATCTTCTTCGTAATGCACGCAGAGCAGGTGAAACACCGAGGCGCCGGTGGGCAGTGAGAGCGCCGAGGCGATCGGCATCGACGCTGATTCCCGCGTCAGGTGCAGCACCTGGCAGTGATAACGATGCCCTCGCGCCAGAATCTCATCGGCGATATTGCTGATGTGCAGCAGGTTCGATTGCGGCTTGCTCTCGGCGACGAAGGTGCCCACGCCGGACACTCGCAGCAGACGGCCTTCCTCGGTCAGTTCGCGCAACGCCCGGTTGACCGTCATGCGCGACATGCCCAGTTCCAGCACCAGACGGTTTTCAGAGGGAATCAGGTCGCCAGGTTTCCATTCCCCGGACACCAGCTTGCCGTGCACAAAATCCTTTGCCTGGCGGTACAGGGCTTGTGGCGCTGGCTTGTCCATCATTGACCTCCTTAACGCAGTACGGTCCGGGTGATCACCTGTAGGAGCGCGCTTGCCCGCGATCGCGACGGGTCTGACCCATCCTGTCTTCAGATCTTACGACCGGTTCCCGGCCGATCGCGGGCAAGCGCGCTCCTACACGATCGGCGCTTGCTGCTTGCCGTCCTGCCAGAACGCGTTGCGGTCGAGATAATTCTGCAAAAACTGCTGCAAGCGCGGCTGTTC
Proteins encoded:
- a CDS encoding MFS transporter → MVAILLSIALATLDTAIANTALPAIAADLNASPAASVWIINAYQLAAVATLLPFAALGGVLGQRKVYLGGLMLFVLSSALCTFAWSLPTLTIARVLQGLGASAIMSVNAGLISSIFPRERLGRGLGMNALVVGTSFSIGPTIASLVLSVASWPWLFAINLPIGVFALVFAWNSLPATKPGSLTFDRVTAILNVITFGALIFALSEAAQLGSMTTVLIALAIFLVSGAAMLKREAGHPAPMFPLDLLKRPMFALSALTAFCSFATQGLAFVSLPFFFETTLGRDPVQTGFLMTPWSVVVAMIAPFAGRMSDRYPPGLLGGIGLAMLCCGMISLATMPADASVMSIGARMILCGIGFGFFQAPNQKALMTSAPKERSSGASGTIATARLIGQATGAALVALSFGISSTHGPALALSIGAGFAAVGSVASGLRLVTRTKANAAG
- the hutC gene encoding histidine utilization repressor, translated to MMDKPAPQALYRQAKDFVHGKLVSGEWKPGDLIPSENRLVLELGMSRMTVNRALRELTEEGRLLRVSGVGTFVAESKPQSNLLHISNIADEILARGHRYHCQVLHLTRESASMPIASALSLPTGASVFHLLCVHYEEDVAVQLEDRYVNPQTAPDFLQQPFGDALQSARYLLQIIQPDEMEHIVEASHPTADELKYLQIDASEPCLVLMRRTWNNGRVVTYVRLVHPSSRYRLGSRLPVTGAYRDS